One Glycine max cultivar Williams 82 chromosome 4, Glycine_max_v4.0, whole genome shotgun sequence DNA segment encodes these proteins:
- the LOC100780976 gene encoding transmembrane 9 superfamily member 8, translating into MAFWRSLVAFSAVLLLLIHGSHCFYLPGVAPQDFQKGDSLQVKVNKLTSTKTQLPYSYYSLPYCAPSKIQDSAENLGEVLRGDRIENSLYVFKMREPQMCNILCNLKLDAKTAKEFKEKISDEYRVNMILDNLPLVFPLKRTDQDSTAYQLGFLVGLKGQYSGSKEEKYFIHNHLAFTVKYHKDMLTESARIVGFEVTPFSVKHEYEGKFDVKTTRLTTCDPHAKHTVVNSNSPQEVEEGKEIIFTYDVEFQESDVKWASRWDAYLLMNDDQIHWFSIVNSLMIVLFLSGMVAMIMLRTLYRDIAKYNELETQEEAQEETGWKLVHGDVFRPPNNSDLLCVYVGTGVQFFGMILVTMIFAVLGFLSPSNRGGLMTAMLLLWVFMGIFAGYSSTRLYKMFKGSEWKKVALRTATMFPAVVSTIFFVLNALIWGQKSSGAVPFGTMFALIFLWFGISVPLVFVGSYVGFKKPAIENPVKTNKIPRQIPEQAWYMNPVFSVLIGGILPFGAVFIELFFILTSIWLNQFYYIFGFLFLVFIILIVTCAEITIVLCYFQLCSEDYLWWWRSYLTSGSSALYLFLYATFYFFTKLEITKLVSAIFYFGYMLIASYAFFVVTGTIGFYACFWFTRLIYSSVKID; encoded by the exons ATGGCGTTTTGGAGATCTCTCGTAGCGTTCTCTGCGGTTCTTCTGCTTCTCATCCATGGCTCTCACTGCTTCTACCTCCCCGGCGTCGCTCCACAGGATTTCCAGAAG GGAGATTCATTGCAAgtgaaagtaaataaattaacatcaaCGAAGACCCAGCTTCCTTATTCATATTATTCACTTCCCTATTGTGCCCCATCAAAAATACAGGATAGTGCAGAAAATCTTGGGGAAGTACTTCGTGGTGACCGTATTGAAAATTCTCTCTATGTG TTTAAAATGCGTGAGCCACAAATGTGCAATATTCTGTGTAATCTTAAACTTGATGCTAAAACTGCTAAGGAGTTCAAAGAGAAGATCAGTGATGAGTATCGGGTGAACAT GATCCTAGATAACCTTCCTCTAGTTTTTCCCTTGAAACGGACTGATCAGGATTCAACTGCCTATCAGCTTGGTTTTCTTGTTGGACTCAAAGGGCAGTATAGTGGG AGCAAGGAGGAGAAATACTTTATTCACAACCATTTGGCATTTACTGTTAAGTACCATAAAGACATGCTAACTGAATCTGCTAGAATTGTGGGCTTTGAGGTTACACCATTCAg TGTTAAACATGAATATGAAGGTAAATTTGATGTAAAAACGACTCGTTTGACAACCTGTGACCCTCATGCTAAACACACAGTTGTCAACTCCAACAGTCCCCAAGAGGTTGAAGAGGGCAAGGAAATTATCTTCACATATGATGTTGAATTCCAG GAGAGTGATGTGAAGTGGGCTTCAAGATGGGATGCCTATTTGCTAATGAATGATGATCAAATCCACTGGTTCTCAATTGTTAACTCATTAATGATTGTTCTCTTCCTTTCTGGCATGGTGGCAATGATTATGCTGAGGACACTGTACCGTGACATTGCAAAGTACAATGAGCTTGAGACCCAAGAAGAAGCCCAAGAGGAGACTGGTTGGAAGCTTGTCCATGGTGATGTATTTAGGCCCCCCAACAACTCAGATTTGCTGTGTGTTTATGTTGGAACCGGTGTTCAGTTTTTCGGCATGATACTAGTAACCATGATATTTGCTGTCCTTGGGTTCCTTTCTCCTTCAAACCGAGGTGGGCTGATGACAGCCATGCTCTTGCTTTGGGTTTTCATGGGAATATTTGCTGGGTACTCGTCAACTCGCTTGTACAAAATGTTCAAAGGGTCGGAGTGGAAAAAAGTTGCCCTCAGGACTGCAACCATGTTCCCTGCAGTTGTCTCtaccattttctttgttttaaatgCTCTCATATGGGGCCAAAAATCATCAGGAGCTGTGCCATTTGGCACAATGTTTGCTCTGATCTTTTTATGGTTTGGGATCTCAGTTCCACTTGTTTTTGTGGGTAGCTATGTCGGATTCAAGAAGCCTGCGATTGAGAATCCTGTGAAAACGAACAAGATCCCAAGGCAGATTCCTGAGCAGGCGTGGTACATGAACCCAGTTTTCTCTGTCCTGATTGGTGGAATACTCCCATTTGGAGCTGTTTTCATTGAGCTTTTCTTCATTCTCACCTCAATCTGGTTGAATCAGTTTTACTACATCTTCGGATTCCTCTTTTTGGTCTTCATCATTCTCATTGTCACTTGTGCTGAAATAACCATTGTGCTCTGCTACTTCCAGTTGTGCAGTGAGGATTATTTGTGGTGGTGGCGGTCATACCTTACCTCTGGTTCCTCCGCACTTTACCTCTTTCTTTATGCAACTTTCTACTTCTTCACCAAGCTTGAAATCACAAAGTTGGTATCTGCAATATTCTACTTTGGGTACATGCTTATAGCGTCTTACGCATTTTTTGTGGTAACCGGCACCATCGGATTTTATGCATGCTTTTGGTTCACTAGGCTCATCTACTCCTCAGTCAAAATTGATTAG
- the LOC100784205 gene encoding BTB/POZ domain-containing protein NPY1 isoform X2, translating to MKFMKLGSKPDALQADGNSIRYISSELATDVTVNVGDVKFYLHKFPLLSKSNQLQKLVSKANEENSHDIYLDDFPGGPKAFEICAKFCYGMTVTLNAYNVVAARCAAEYLEMTEDVDRGNLVLKIEVFLNSSIFCRWKDSIIVLQTSKSLLPWSEDLKIVGRCIDSIASKTSVDPAYITWSYTYNRKLTEPDKIVEDKMTFLEKIESVPEDWWVEDICELDIDLYKRVMVAVKSKGRMDGVVIGEALKTYALRWIPDSVDTLVSDANTLRTKAVVQTIVCLLSYDHGIGCPCSFLLKLLRVAILVGINESSREELMKSISLKLDEACVKDLLIPARSLQITTYDVHLVQGILNQYMNHEKGSCGMEVVEEKHGGEDKYILARRSLLNVGKLVDGYLGEIAHDPNLGLSSFVDLSQSIPDFARPNHDGLYRAIDIYLKEHPNLTKAERKKLCGLMDVRKLTAGASVHAAQNERLPLRVIVQVLFFDQVRSSISFRTPGNNSARDPLCSPMNRDEGCETTAGDSCQAALKNQMSHLRIKDGELHKNGKLGKKNSKNNKSDIQLLPSRSRRIFDKLWSVRKGHGENRSSETSGSSSSPTSLGQGDTKSYGLSLRHKRHSIS from the exons ATGAAGTTTATGAAGCTGGGTTCCAAGCCTGATGCTCTTCAAGCTGATGGAAACTCTATCAG GTATATCTCATCTGAATTGGCTACAGATGTCACCGTTAATGTTGGTGATGTTAAGTTTTACCTTCACAAG TTCCCTCTACTGTCAAAGAGCAACCAACTACAAAAATTGGTATCAAAAGCTAATGAAGAGAATTCTCATGATATTTACTTGGATGATTTCCCTGGAGGGCCAAAGGCCTTTGAAATATGTGCAAAATTCTGTTATGGAATGACTGTTACTCTTAATGCTTACAATGTTGTAGCTGCTCGTTGTGCCGCTGAGTACCTTGAGATGACTGAGGATGTTGACAGAGGAAACCTGGTTTTAAAGATTGAGGTGTTTCTTAACTCAAGTATCTTCTGTCGCTGGAAGGATTCTATAATTGTTCTCCAGACTTCTAAATCTCTTCTGCCATGGTCCGAGGATCTGAAGATCGTTGGAAGATGCATAGATTCTATAGCTTCTAAAACTAGTGTAGATCCAGCATACATCACTTGGTCTTACACTTATAATAGGAAATTAACTGAACCTGATAAAATTGTCGAGGACAAGATGACATTTCTAGAGAAAATCGAGTCTGTTCCTGAGGATTGGTGGGTTGAAGACATATGTGAGCTGGACATTGATCTTTACAAACGAGTAATGGTTGCTGTGAAATCAAAGGGGAGAATGGATGGTGTTGTTATTGGGGAGGCACTAAAAACCTATGCATTAAGATGGATACCTGATTCGGTTGATACATTGGTTTCTGATGCCAACACCTTAAGGACCAAAGCCGTGGTACAAACAATTGTCTGTTTATTGTCATATGATCATGGCATTGGTTGTCCGTGTAGTTTCTTGCTGAAGCTATTGAGAGTGGCCATATTAGTCGGAATAAACGAGTCATCAAGAGAGGAATTGATGAAGAGCATTAGCCTCAAATTGGACGAAGCTTGTGTCAAAGATTTACTGATTCCAGCAAGGTCTCTCCAGATTACCACATATGATGTTCATTTGGTACAAGGTATTTTGAATCAATATATGAATCACGAAAAGGGAAGCTGTGGTATGGAGGTTGTTGAGGAGAAACACGGAGgagaagataaatatattttagcacGTAGGTCTTTATTGAATGTCGGCAAGTTGGTGGATGGTTATCTTGGAGAAATTGCACATGATCCTAATCTTGGTCTCTCTAGTTTTGTTGATTTGTCACAATCCATTCCTGATTTTGCTAGACCAAATCATGATGGTCTGTACAGAGCTATAGACATCTACTTGAAG GAGCACCCGAATTTGACAAAAGCTGAAAGGAAGAAGCTATGTGGACTGATGGATGTCCGGAAATTGACAGCAGGTGCTTCTGTGCATGCAGCACAGAACGAACGCCTTCCTCTTCGAGTTATAGTGCAGGTTCTCTTCTTTGATCAGGTCAGGTCTTCTATCAGCTTTCGAACACCCGGAAACAATAGTGCACGTGACCCTTTATGCTCTCCGATGAACCGAGATGAGGGATGTGAGACAACAGCAGGAGATAGCTGCCAAGCCGCCCTCAAGAATCAGATGAGTCATTTGAGGATCAAGGATGGAGAGTTACATAAAAATGGGAAGTTGGGCAAGAAGAAtagcaaaaacaacaaaagtgacATTCAGTTGCTGCCATCGCGGTCAAGGAGAATCTTTGACAAGTTATGGAGTGTGAGAAAAGGGCATGGAGAGAATAGGAGTTCAGAGACTTCTGGGAGTTCCAGTAGCCCAACTTCTTTAGGCCAGGGAGATACCAAATCATATGGCCTATCTTTGAGACACAAGAGGCATTCTATCTCTTAG
- the LOC100784205 gene encoding BTB/POZ domain-containing protein NPY1 isoform X1, with protein sequence MLFKLMETLSGWEKEIVVHPSNCDMFHELVVQLWYISSELATDVTVNVGDVKFYLHKFPLLSKSNQLQKLVSKANEENSHDIYLDDFPGGPKAFEICAKFCYGMTVTLNAYNVVAARCAAEYLEMTEDVDRGNLVLKIEVFLNSSIFCRWKDSIIVLQTSKSLLPWSEDLKIVGRCIDSIASKTSVDPAYITWSYTYNRKLTEPDKIVEDKMTFLEKIESVPEDWWVEDICELDIDLYKRVMVAVKSKGRMDGVVIGEALKTYALRWIPDSVDTLVSDANTLRTKAVVQTIVCLLSYDHGIGCPCSFLLKLLRVAILVGINESSREELMKSISLKLDEACVKDLLIPARSLQITTYDVHLVQGILNQYMNHEKGSCGMEVVEEKHGGEDKYILARRSLLNVGKLVDGYLGEIAHDPNLGLSSFVDLSQSIPDFARPNHDGLYRAIDIYLKEHPNLTKAERKKLCGLMDVRKLTAGASVHAAQNERLPLRVIVQVLFFDQVRSSISFRTPGNNSARDPLCSPMNRDEGCETTAGDSCQAALKNQMSHLRIKDGELHKNGKLGKKNSKNNKSDIQLLPSRSRRIFDKLWSVRKGHGENRSSETSGSSSSPTSLGQGDTKSYGLSLRHKRHSIS encoded by the exons ATGCTCTTCAAGCTGATGGAAACTCTATCAG GGTGGGAGAAAGAGATCGTGGTCCATCCTTCGAACTGTGATATGTTTCACGAGCTTGTGGTCCAACTATG GTATATCTCATCTGAATTGGCTACAGATGTCACCGTTAATGTTGGTGATGTTAAGTTTTACCTTCACAAG TTCCCTCTACTGTCAAAGAGCAACCAACTACAAAAATTGGTATCAAAAGCTAATGAAGAGAATTCTCATGATATTTACTTGGATGATTTCCCTGGAGGGCCAAAGGCCTTTGAAATATGTGCAAAATTCTGTTATGGAATGACTGTTACTCTTAATGCTTACAATGTTGTAGCTGCTCGTTGTGCCGCTGAGTACCTTGAGATGACTGAGGATGTTGACAGAGGAAACCTGGTTTTAAAGATTGAGGTGTTTCTTAACTCAAGTATCTTCTGTCGCTGGAAGGATTCTATAATTGTTCTCCAGACTTCTAAATCTCTTCTGCCATGGTCCGAGGATCTGAAGATCGTTGGAAGATGCATAGATTCTATAGCTTCTAAAACTAGTGTAGATCCAGCATACATCACTTGGTCTTACACTTATAATAGGAAATTAACTGAACCTGATAAAATTGTCGAGGACAAGATGACATTTCTAGAGAAAATCGAGTCTGTTCCTGAGGATTGGTGGGTTGAAGACATATGTGAGCTGGACATTGATCTTTACAAACGAGTAATGGTTGCTGTGAAATCAAAGGGGAGAATGGATGGTGTTGTTATTGGGGAGGCACTAAAAACCTATGCATTAAGATGGATACCTGATTCGGTTGATACATTGGTTTCTGATGCCAACACCTTAAGGACCAAAGCCGTGGTACAAACAATTGTCTGTTTATTGTCATATGATCATGGCATTGGTTGTCCGTGTAGTTTCTTGCTGAAGCTATTGAGAGTGGCCATATTAGTCGGAATAAACGAGTCATCAAGAGAGGAATTGATGAAGAGCATTAGCCTCAAATTGGACGAAGCTTGTGTCAAAGATTTACTGATTCCAGCAAGGTCTCTCCAGATTACCACATATGATGTTCATTTGGTACAAGGTATTTTGAATCAATATATGAATCACGAAAAGGGAAGCTGTGGTATGGAGGTTGTTGAGGAGAAACACGGAGgagaagataaatatattttagcacGTAGGTCTTTATTGAATGTCGGCAAGTTGGTGGATGGTTATCTTGGAGAAATTGCACATGATCCTAATCTTGGTCTCTCTAGTTTTGTTGATTTGTCACAATCCATTCCTGATTTTGCTAGACCAAATCATGATGGTCTGTACAGAGCTATAGACATCTACTTGAAG GAGCACCCGAATTTGACAAAAGCTGAAAGGAAGAAGCTATGTGGACTGATGGATGTCCGGAAATTGACAGCAGGTGCTTCTGTGCATGCAGCACAGAACGAACGCCTTCCTCTTCGAGTTATAGTGCAGGTTCTCTTCTTTGATCAGGTCAGGTCTTCTATCAGCTTTCGAACACCCGGAAACAATAGTGCACGTGACCCTTTATGCTCTCCGATGAACCGAGATGAGGGATGTGAGACAACAGCAGGAGATAGCTGCCAAGCCGCCCTCAAGAATCAGATGAGTCATTTGAGGATCAAGGATGGAGAGTTACATAAAAATGGGAAGTTGGGCAAGAAGAAtagcaaaaacaacaaaagtgacATTCAGTTGCTGCCATCGCGGTCAAGGAGAATCTTTGACAAGTTATGGAGTGTGAGAAAAGGGCATGGAGAGAATAGGAGTTCAGAGACTTCTGGGAGTTCCAGTAGCCCAACTTCTTTAGGCCAGGGAGATACCAAATCATATGGCCTATCTTTGAGACACAAGAGGCATTCTATCTCTTAG
- the LOC100784205 gene encoding BTB/POZ domain-containing protein NPY1 isoform X3 — protein sequence MKCHLSCMWYMYISSELATDVTVNVGDVKFYLHKFPLLSKSNQLQKLVSKANEENSHDIYLDDFPGGPKAFEICAKFCYGMTVTLNAYNVVAARCAAEYLEMTEDVDRGNLVLKIEVFLNSSIFCRWKDSIIVLQTSKSLLPWSEDLKIVGRCIDSIASKTSVDPAYITWSYTYNRKLTEPDKIVEDKMTFLEKIESVPEDWWVEDICELDIDLYKRVMVAVKSKGRMDGVVIGEALKTYALRWIPDSVDTLVSDANTLRTKAVVQTIVCLLSYDHGIGCPCSFLLKLLRVAILVGINESSREELMKSISLKLDEACVKDLLIPARSLQITTYDVHLVQGILNQYMNHEKGSCGMEVVEEKHGGEDKYILARRSLLNVGKLVDGYLGEIAHDPNLGLSSFVDLSQSIPDFARPNHDGLYRAIDIYLKEHPNLTKAERKKLCGLMDVRKLTAGASVHAAQNERLPLRVIVQVLFFDQVRSSISFRTPGNNSARDPLCSPMNRDEGCETTAGDSCQAALKNQMSHLRIKDGELHKNGKLGKKNSKNNKSDIQLLPSRSRRIFDKLWSVRKGHGENRSSETSGSSSSPTSLGQGDTKSYGLSLRHKRHSIS from the exons ATGAAATGTCATCTTTCATGCATGTGGTATAT GTATATCTCATCTGAATTGGCTACAGATGTCACCGTTAATGTTGGTGATGTTAAGTTTTACCTTCACAAG TTCCCTCTACTGTCAAAGAGCAACCAACTACAAAAATTGGTATCAAAAGCTAATGAAGAGAATTCTCATGATATTTACTTGGATGATTTCCCTGGAGGGCCAAAGGCCTTTGAAATATGTGCAAAATTCTGTTATGGAATGACTGTTACTCTTAATGCTTACAATGTTGTAGCTGCTCGTTGTGCCGCTGAGTACCTTGAGATGACTGAGGATGTTGACAGAGGAAACCTGGTTTTAAAGATTGAGGTGTTTCTTAACTCAAGTATCTTCTGTCGCTGGAAGGATTCTATAATTGTTCTCCAGACTTCTAAATCTCTTCTGCCATGGTCCGAGGATCTGAAGATCGTTGGAAGATGCATAGATTCTATAGCTTCTAAAACTAGTGTAGATCCAGCATACATCACTTGGTCTTACACTTATAATAGGAAATTAACTGAACCTGATAAAATTGTCGAGGACAAGATGACATTTCTAGAGAAAATCGAGTCTGTTCCTGAGGATTGGTGGGTTGAAGACATATGTGAGCTGGACATTGATCTTTACAAACGAGTAATGGTTGCTGTGAAATCAAAGGGGAGAATGGATGGTGTTGTTATTGGGGAGGCACTAAAAACCTATGCATTAAGATGGATACCTGATTCGGTTGATACATTGGTTTCTGATGCCAACACCTTAAGGACCAAAGCCGTGGTACAAACAATTGTCTGTTTATTGTCATATGATCATGGCATTGGTTGTCCGTGTAGTTTCTTGCTGAAGCTATTGAGAGTGGCCATATTAGTCGGAATAAACGAGTCATCAAGAGAGGAATTGATGAAGAGCATTAGCCTCAAATTGGACGAAGCTTGTGTCAAAGATTTACTGATTCCAGCAAGGTCTCTCCAGATTACCACATATGATGTTCATTTGGTACAAGGTATTTTGAATCAATATATGAATCACGAAAAGGGAAGCTGTGGTATGGAGGTTGTTGAGGAGAAACACGGAGgagaagataaatatattttagcacGTAGGTCTTTATTGAATGTCGGCAAGTTGGTGGATGGTTATCTTGGAGAAATTGCACATGATCCTAATCTTGGTCTCTCTAGTTTTGTTGATTTGTCACAATCCATTCCTGATTTTGCTAGACCAAATCATGATGGTCTGTACAGAGCTATAGACATCTACTTGAAG GAGCACCCGAATTTGACAAAAGCTGAAAGGAAGAAGCTATGTGGACTGATGGATGTCCGGAAATTGACAGCAGGTGCTTCTGTGCATGCAGCACAGAACGAACGCCTTCCTCTTCGAGTTATAGTGCAGGTTCTCTTCTTTGATCAGGTCAGGTCTTCTATCAGCTTTCGAACACCCGGAAACAATAGTGCACGTGACCCTTTATGCTCTCCGATGAACCGAGATGAGGGATGTGAGACAACAGCAGGAGATAGCTGCCAAGCCGCCCTCAAGAATCAGATGAGTCATTTGAGGATCAAGGATGGAGAGTTACATAAAAATGGGAAGTTGGGCAAGAAGAAtagcaaaaacaacaaaagtgacATTCAGTTGCTGCCATCGCGGTCAAGGAGAATCTTTGACAAGTTATGGAGTGTGAGAAAAGGGCATGGAGAGAATAGGAGTTCAGAGACTTCTGGGAGTTCCAGTAGCCCAACTTCTTTAGGCCAGGGAGATACCAAATCATATGGCCTATCTTTGAGACACAAGAGGCATTCTATCTCTTAG
- the LOC100815396 gene encoding phospholipase D Z, with the protein MRHTTRIGIHCVYVCFNILVLLCRVCASTSSSSHCKAWLVQSIPTNMPHLSHVPGTLSTGDVLRWLAANSTTRLHIIAQYWQLLPSPDDPRSGDYGYTQHQMHEFGADQGVALYEALDAAADRNVSIRLLSHSGVYPTFASEPSKLAFGRPNVENVRLLLENWWGSGIVHAKVWISDSRNVYIGSANNDWKSLTQVKELGIYFADCHEIAKKVEVYFDNLWTLASLNSSAYTKTVFDQDWQVERKVPCWSHFINHGERCMSPLPQYLETPHIAGYPILSEPYMFKLPFQTPGSNYLTKHLQGSYLSFAPPELLFGKYQADEQAWIDTIKSVGKKETVRISTMDWLGQSQFMDQTIYWSSLSSAISQVVFSKNVTVQILVAYWAHSINNTDEYLKSLLYTNNLCSSSKYNTCSGKVEIKYYVVPGFNMTGPAIKGGARTGNIYPDFTRVNHGKYAVSDVRAHIGTSNLVWDYFFTTAGVSFGTYNTAIISQLREIFNADWNSPYAVPFEEFEKGHTRSSI; encoded by the exons ATGAGACACACTACGAGGATTGGTATCCACTGTGTCTATGTGTGTTTTAATATATTGGTGTTGTTGTGCAGAGTGTGTGCATCAACATCATCCTCTTCCCACTGTAAAGCATGGTTAGTGCAATCCATTCCCACCAATATGCCCCACTTATCCCATGTTCCCGGCACCCTCTCTACTG GGGATGTGCTTCGGTGGCTGGCTGCAAACTCCACCACGAGGCTTCACATTATTGCTCAGTACTGGCAGCTGCTACCTTCTCCTGATGATCCTCGCTCAGGGGACTATGGTTATACTCAGCATCAGATGCATGAATTTGGTGCCGATCAAGGTGTTGCCCTTTATGAAGCATTGGATGCTGCTGCTGACCGTAATGTTAGCATCAG GTTATTGTCCCACTCTGGAGTGTATCCAACTTTTGCCTCAGAACCATCCAAACTTGCTTTTGGAAGGCCTAATGTTGAGAATGTGAGATTGTTACTTGAGAATTGGTGGGGCTCGGGCATTGTCCATGCCAAAGTTTGGATATCTGATAGTAGGAATGTGTATATTGGATCTGCAAACAATGACTGGAAATCTCTTACACAG GTCAAGGAACTGGGAATTTATTTTGCTGATTGTCATGAAATAGCTAAAAAGGTTGAGGTTTACTTTGACAATTTATGGACACTAGCATCGCTTAATTCTTCAGCTTACACAAAAACAGTGTTTGATCAAGACTGGCAAGTTGAGAGAAAGGTTCCTTGCTGGTCGCATTTCATTAATCATGGAGAGAGGTGCAT GTCACCTCTCCCTCAATATCTGGAGACTCCTCATATTGCAGGATATCCTATTCTGTCTGAACCTTATATGTTTAAGCTTCCATTTCAAACGCCTGGGAGTAACTATTTAACAAAGCACCTCCAAGGCAGCTATCTATCCTTTGCACCCCCAGAG CTATTATTTGGCAAATATCAGGCTGATGAGCAAGCATGGATTGATACAATTAAGTCTGTTGGAAAGAAGGAAACAGTTAGAATCAGTACCATGGACTGGCTAGGTCAGTCACAATTTATGGACCAAACAATTTACTGGTCATCCCTATCCTCTGCAATATCACAG GTGGTGTTTTCCAAGAATGTAACAGTGCAGATATTGGTGGCATATTGGGCACACTCTATCAACAACACAGATGAGTACCTGAAGTCTCTCCTCTACACCAACAATCTCTGCTCTTCCTCAAAATACAACACATGCTCTGGGAAAGTTGAGATAAAATATTATGTGGTTCCAGGTTTCAACATGACAGGGCCTGCCATCAAGGGTGGAGCTAGAACAGGAAACATATACCCTGATTTTACAAGAGTCAATCATGGAAAATATGCAGTTAGTGATGTAAGGGCACACATTGGGACTAGCAATCTTGTATGGGACTACTTCTTCACAACAGCAGGTGTCAGCTTTGGGACATACAACACTGCCATCATCTCTCAACTCAGGGAAATTTTTAATGCTGATTGGAACTCACCCTATGCTGTTccatttgaagagtttgagAAAGGTCATACAAGAAGTTCAatctaa